From the genome of Verrucomicrobiia bacterium, one region includes:
- a CDS encoding sigma-70 family RNA polymerase sigma factor, giving the protein MNNQTDQQLLRAYVSHRSEAAFTELVRRHIDLVYSTALRHLGDAFRAEDVAQATFAALAQNARRLTPRPILSGWLHTTAHHLAIKTIRTDARRQQREKEAVTMNEFTHAPAAVSWQEIAPHLDALIGKLAESERDAILLRYFEKKSATEMAERLHISAEAAQKRVNRAVEKLRDLFSKHGINIGSGGLGLLISTHAVQTAPAGLALTISSVALAGTAATTSTLITATKTMAMTTLQKTLVTTTVAVLAGVGLYEAKQVHDARAEVQTLRQQQALLEEQVQSLQKDNGSLTDRISQLGAESVEQNGNSLELLRLRGAVTRLRNENAELAEQLEDWEHFQSIQSNISTVLSNTPPVRTFTSFGTASLNWDKTLVTGGWKTPSGKRAIALITAQPGDDSGQLSIKTKFLEYTEAAGEESGLARFNFDVFDFSKIGSSPKVHTVATDQLRTMLEYAERTEGIKLLAAPEGTAPIGRHVQFQEVGAGKIASGEVYYTGPILDFIPTVAPDGRSVTIEFNTQLNYRIPFVTPSPESESSP; this is encoded by the coding sequence GTGAACAACCAGACCGACCAACAACTGCTGCGCGCGTATGTTTCGCACCGCTCGGAAGCCGCGTTTACCGAACTGGTGCGCCGCCACATTGACCTGGTTTACTCCACGGCCCTGCGTCACCTCGGGGATGCGTTCCGCGCTGAAGACGTGGCCCAGGCCACCTTCGCGGCACTGGCGCAAAACGCCCGACGATTGACCCCACGCCCCATTCTCTCGGGCTGGTTGCACACCACCGCGCATCACCTCGCCATTAAAACCATCCGCACCGACGCGCGCCGCCAACAGCGGGAAAAGGAGGCCGTCACGATGAATGAATTCACCCACGCTCCCGCCGCAGTCTCGTGGCAGGAAATCGCCCCGCACCTCGATGCGCTCATCGGCAAGCTGGCTGAATCGGAACGCGACGCAATTCTGCTCCGTTACTTTGAAAAGAAGAGCGCGACGGAAATGGCCGAGCGTCTGCACATCAGCGCGGAAGCGGCGCAAAAGCGGGTGAATCGCGCCGTCGAGAAGCTGCGCGATCTGTTCAGCAAACACGGCATCAATATCGGCTCGGGAGGGCTGGGCCTTTTGATTTCCACCCATGCCGTACAAACCGCGCCGGCGGGTTTGGCGCTCACCATTTCGAGTGTCGCGCTCGCTGGAACGGCTGCAACCACTTCAACCCTTATCACCGCCACTAAAACCATGGCCATGACTACTCTGCAAAAAACTCTCGTTACCACCACTGTCGCCGTGCTCGCCGGAGTGGGCCTTTACGAAGCCAAGCAAGTTCACGATGCCCGCGCCGAAGTGCAGACGCTCCGGCAACAGCAAGCGCTATTGGAAGAACAAGTTCAAAGCCTGCAAAAGGACAACGGATCGTTGACGGATCGCATTTCCCAACTGGGAGCGGAATCCGTGGAGCAAAACGGAAACTCACTCGAACTGCTTCGGTTGCGCGGCGCAGTCACGCGCCTGCGCAACGAAAATGCTGAATTGGCGGAACAGCTGGAAGACTGGGAGCACTTTCAGTCGATTCAGTCGAATATCTCTACCGTCCTGTCGAATACTCCCCCCGTCCGGACTTTTACTTCCTTTGGGACCGCCTCATTGAACTGGGACAAAACGCTCGTCACTGGAGGCTGGAAAACTCCATCGGGAAAGCGGGCCATCGCCCTGATAACCGCGCAGCCTGGCGACGACTCCGGTCAGCTCTCGATTAAAACCAAGTTCCTGGAATACACCGAAGCCGCCGGCGAAGAATCCGGCTTGGCGCGGTTCAATTTTGACGTTTTCGACTTCAGCAAAATCGGCTCCAGCCCGAAGGTGCATACCGTAGCAACCGATCAACTCCGTACGATGTTGGAATACGCGGAACGTACCGAGGGAATCAAGCTGCTTGCAGCGCCTGAAGGAACGGCCCCGATCGGACGGCATGTACAATTTCAAGAAGTGGGAGCGGGCAAGATCGCCTCGGGGGAGGTATATTACACCGGTCCAATACTGGACTTTATTCCTACCGTCGCTCCGGATGGACGTTCGGTCACCATCGAATTCAACACGCAATTAAACTATCGGATACCGTTCGTCACTCCATCACCAGAGTCGGAAAGTTCACCCTAG